GAGGAGAAACCCTTGAGTACATCGTCCGCGAAGCCTTTATAAGGACCCGCTTCGTATTCAGCGACCCGCGCCTTGTCCGCGGGAGAACCGGCATGCGCAAAGTGGTTCGTGCCACCGGTGAAGGCACCGGGAACGATGATTGAGGTCTCGATACCCCAGCGGGTCAATTCGCGCGCGTAGACCACGGCCAATGCATCCATTGCAGCCTTTGCCGCGAAGTAGGGTGCCAGATAGGGCGGCGTTCCGCCCGCGCAACTGCTGCTCGACACCCAAACCACAAGACCCTTCTTTTGTTTGCGCAACTGAGGCAAGGCCGCGCGGTTCACGCGCTGGGTGCTAAGCACGTTCACGTCGTACAACTCCGCGAGTTGTTCGGGCGTGAAGGCTTCAGCCGGACCGAACACCATGTGTCCAGCATTGTGGATCACAACGTCCAGGTGACCGTTGTCGCTCACGATCTTTTGGATCGCGGCGTCGGC
This Terriglobales bacterium DNA region includes the following protein-coding sequences:
- a CDS encoding SDR family oxidoreductase, which codes for MKKVIVITGASSGFGELTAHALAKAGHIVYASMRETKGRNAPQVDAAKKFAAENRVDLRTIELDVASQSSADAAIQKIVSDNGHLDVVIHNAGHMVFGPAEAFTPEQLAELYDVNVLSTQRVNRAALPQLRKQKKGLVVWVSSSSCAGGTPPYLAPYFAAKAAMDALAVVYARELTRWGIETSIIVPGAFTGGTNHFAHAGSPADKARVAEYEAGPYKGFADDVLKGFSSIVPPDANVEGVADAIVKVVDAPFGKRPFRLHIDPTQDGAEVVNMVCDRVRAELLRRIGLNDVLTPKDFTGQSKSAA